cAGGTACCGGCTGTCGCCGCGCGGTGACCGGCCCTGCGGACGCGTGGGCCACGGGTGCCTCTTCCTAccgggcggcgggcccggccgcgTCCTTCTCCTGGGCGGCGCCGACCCCGCTGGCGCCTTCGCGGACGCGCACTTCGTGGAGCTGGgtgagggccgggccgggccgggccgggccgggcggggggcgcgggaCCGCCGCTGACCGCGCTCTCCGGTGCCCGCAGGCGCGAACCGCTGGGCCGCGGCCGGCTGGAGCGGGCTGCGGCCGCGCTACGAGCACGCCACGTTCCTGCCCGCCGCCGTCCCCCCCCGCCTCTGGGTCTTCGGCGGCGCCCACCCGGCCGGGAACCGGAGCTGTGTCCAGGTGCTGGACCTGGGTGAGTGACCGAGGGCCCAGCGCACCGGGCCGCCAGCCCGCCCGGAGAGGGCGGCTCGGTCACCCGGGGGTCCCCGCCGTGCCCCGGGAGCCGGCTCCGAGGCCCAGAGCTGCGGGAGCCGCTGCCGGGCTCCTTCGAGGTGGCTGTTACTTGGGAGGGTTTTCAGTTACCGTGTTGATTACTTTGTTAATCAAATGTCTGAATTAGAAATAGGAACCTGGGAGAGTCCTGAAGTGAGGGGTGTGCAGCCACTGCCTAGGACGTTCCACACCTCCTCAGCAGCTGTAGGAGACTGTCTGTATGTGTTTGGAGGGGGAGATAAAGGAGCAGAACCGGTTCAAGACCAGCGGCTTCACGTGTTTGACACAGGTACCTCTGGGCGAGCGAAGGGCTGTTGTGCCGGACGGTGGAATCCACCCGCTGCCGAGCCGGGGCTCAGCCTTTCAGGTTCAGAGATGTGGAAGTGTTGGGCCCCTGCTTTGGCTACGAGTTTAAATGGGTGGGAGTTTCTTGCTGTTGACAGTATGTCATTTATCTTATCTTTGTGTAGCCACTGGGAATTTGGCCCCAAAGGGCAGTGTGACGCTCTGGGATGAGGAATGCTGGGGGAGATGGGAGTGGTTCGTCACATTTGCCCAAGAGTTGATTCCTCTCCATGGTGGCATCGTCCTGTGTGCTCATGTACTGTCAGAGTTGTCCCGTAAATTCTTGTGGCCCTGTGTGTGCCAGAAACAGTTTGCTTTCTGGTTTGAACTGACCTTTCCTGCTGCTGGGTGACCCGAAGAGCACGCAGAGCTCCATCGCAGAGCTCCATCGGAGGGCTGGCCTGCGCCGTGTGATACGGCGTTAACCCTTCTCTGACCCCGCTGGAAGCACTTCCTAGGGGAGCCTCAGCGGGGCTCTGGGGTCACCAGTTTGTAGAGGCTCCAGAGTTTTCCTCCTAATGCACGTGTACTCTCATTTTTAGCCACCTTGACCTGGTCCCAGCCAGATACTCACGGTGATCCCCCTGCCCCTCGGCATGGACACGCTGTGGTTGCAGTCGGGACCAAACTCTTCATCCACGGAGGTTTAGCTGGTGATGTGTTTTACAATGATCTCTTCTGCATTGATATAAGTAAGTATGGATATAGGTACCACAGAGCAAAAGCGCTTGTGTGATGCGTTTTGACTTGGGGCAACCTTTTTTCTAAAAGATCAGTTCTTAAGGGCTTAAAATATTACCCtatttgtttaaaacaataaaacttgtgggtttttttgtaatgtgTAACCATAGAcatgtttttttctctaacaGATGACATGAGATGGGTTAAGATACCGGCCACTGGTGACATCCCAGGAGGACGGGCATCCCACTCGTCAGCTGTGTTTAGAGACCACGTGTACATTTTTGGTGGAATAGGTCCAGAGGGGACACTAGATACTACCTACAAGTATCACACAGGTAGGGAGATTTCTCTTGGCTGTGTAACAGTAAAAGCCAGTCAGTTGGAAAAGGCATCTCCTCTCAGTTCCTGGGCCTCAGCCCCTGGCAGTCACTCTCACTGCACTGGGGTTGCACCAGCACAAGACTAAATGCTCTATAATGTTGAAAACTGGTCTAGTTTATGCTGCCGCTGTCCCAGCGTGCTTCCGAAACCCGTGAGGCTACACTGAAAGATGCAAATGTGTCTTTgccctgcagagaagcagcagtggaCGCTCCTCCAGTTTGATTCTCCTCTGCCTGCCGGGAGGCTGGACCATGCCATGTGCGTCGTTCCCTGGCAGGCTGGCGAGAGCGGGGACACAGGAGGTGCCACTGGGAGAGACAGAGCTGGGAACGAGTCGACTGTGTCAGCAGGTGACAAAACCGGCCCCCTCCTGAAGggccaagaggaggaggaggggcgtGCTGAAGGCATCGTGCATCTACTGTTGATATTTGGTGGGATGGACACGCAGGGGGAAATACACAGGGACTGCGTCGTCACGCTGATCGAGTAGCAGAGCTGCTGTCCTGCCTTTTCTACACATTTTATAGAACTGTCACATTAATCCTCCTTTCCAATAAACAAATTCTTGCCCTCCAAGGGACAGCGCTGGCTCCCGCAGCCCCAAGGCACAGGCGCCTTCTCTGTGCGCAGCCCCGTGAGCGGTGGTTGCTGGAACACAAGAGCCTGGGTGGGTTTGGGCCATGTCTGGGCAGTTTTCCTCCAGGAAAGTCCCtccctggttaaaaaaaaaaaaaacaccttcttgGCACAGCCACAGTGGTGCCTAGAAACAAgttgctggggagggggtggaatGATTTGAGCTTTAGCTTTCACtattttgaaaaggagaaaagagttGTTCCCCCAGACCAGGGAGAAGGTGGAAGGCTGAGGGGTTTTAGGTGTTAGAGCAGGCACAGAAGGTTCTGTGTTCAGGTCAAGGTCCTGCTGAAGCCCAGGGATGGGGTAGGGATCACAGCTGAATAGAAAGACTGAGCTCCCaggaggcttttttatttttaaaggagaggCAAGATGTGGACTAGTTTTCAGAAAACGGGTCTGATCTCTCCTGTGAGATGAAGAAGCTCCTAAAAGTAGTTCCAAGACTGCAGGAGAGGGTAGGTGTGGTTAATCTAGTCTTAAATGGTTGGCATTTAGGTTTGCAGCCTCAAGTAGCCCTAGTCCAGCTCTGCCCCCTGAGGGGCTGGGCCAGAGCTGCCCCTGAGCAGCTTTTTAGGGCAACCACCCCCCCTCCTTGCTGCATCTCCTCAGCTGGGCAGagcaccagccctgctctgacaCAGAACACAGCCTAGAACCAAATCCAGTGTAAATAACAAATTTATTGTGGTCACTTCAGGTAGAAAAGTTCTACACCAAATTCACATGACCAGGTTGTTAAATAGAACGCTTCTGCTGCCAATACTCCTAAACCCCGTTTGCATTTACACTCCCCCCCCCGCTACCCTTCCCCCCGACATCAAGCACCTGCTAACGAAAAGCAGTAAACAGCCACTTGGGGCTAGCGTTTCCAGCTCCACTCGCGAGTGAAGACTCAAAGTTACATTCCAAATCAAGAGTTCAATATTTTAAACAAGTGTTCCTGAGTccaatatatacacacacaacatTCAGAGGTGCCAGTTATCTACAACTCGTCCttctctgctgcttcctcttcGCCAGGGGGAGGGCCTGCGCTTCCATAGAGCTTGCTAACAATTGGCTGGACAACTTCCTCCAGCTCCTTCTTTTTCGCTTTGAAGTCTTCAATGTCTGCGTCCTGATGGCTTTCGAGCCACTCGATCTTTTCCTCTACTGCTTTCTCAATGGTTTCTTTGTCTTCAGACGACAGCTTGCCACCCAGCTTCTCTTTGTCCCCAATCTGGTTCTTCAGGGAGTAGGCGTAGCTTTCCAGCTCGTTCCGGGCATCGATGCGTTCTTTAAGCTTCTTGTCTTCCTCTGCAAACTTCTCGGCATCGTTGACCATCCTCTCGATCTCTTCTGGTGTCAGACGATTCTGATCGTTTGTGATGGTGATCTTGTTTTTGTTGCCAGTGCCCTTGTCTTCAGCCGTGACACGGAGGATTCCGTTCACATCTATTTCAAAGGTCACTTCGATCTGGGGGACACCGCGAGGGGCCGGAGGGATTCCGGTGAGATCAAACGTTCCCAGAAGATGATTGTCCTTGGTGAGGGGACGCTCACCTGCAAGACAATTAGATATAGTTTCTTTCCTTCCTAGCAGTGGCTTGTACTTTGTGAAACCACAAGCTACACACTTTGAAGAGGTTATGGTTTCAATCCCAACCCAACATCTGTGTCCAGACACCTCCTACACTATCACCTCTTGCTCAAAGAGCTCTTCAGGATAGAACTATGgaaaaaagatgtttgaaaaaGATTCTAGGAACAGCTTTTGGTGCAGGTCAGGAGCAGCTTCAGAAAGCTAGCACTGTCACCAAGCTCCTCTCCTTGAAGAGATATCCACAACCATCACAATTGCTACAGCCTTTGTGATAAGACAGGTGCAAAGTCCTACAGTCAGATTCTGGCTGTCCACAGGGCAACACTCACCTTCATAGACCTTGATCGTCACAGTTGGCTGATTGTCAGAAGCTGTGGAGAAGATCTGAGACTTCTTTGTGGGAACAACAGTGTTTCTTGGGATCAGTTTAGTCATCACGCCTCCGACTGTCTCAATACCAAGTGTCAGAGGACAGACATCAAGCAACACCAAGTCACCTGTAACA
This is a stretch of genomic DNA from Strix uralensis isolate ZFMK-TIS-50842 chromosome 21, bStrUra1, whole genome shotgun sequence. It encodes these proteins:
- the RABEPK gene encoding rab9 effector protein with kelch motifs, with the translated sequence MGPRALPLLERGHRPQPAKWYRLSPRGDRPCGRVGHGCLFLPGGGPGRVLLLGGADPAGAFADAHFVELGANRWAAAGWSGLRPRYEHATFLPAAVPPRLWVFGGAHPAGNRSCVQVLDLEIGTWESPEVRGVQPLPRTFHTSSAAVGDCLYVFGGGDKGAEPVQDQRLHVFDTATLTWSQPDTHGDPPAPRHGHAVVAVGTKLFIHGGLAGDVFYNDLFCIDINDMRWVKIPATGDIPGGRASHSSAVFRDHVYIFGGIGPEGTLDTTYKYHTEKQQWTLLQFDSPLPAGRLDHAMCVVPWQAGESGDTGGATGRDRAGNESTVSAGDKTGPLLKGQEEEEGRAEGIVHLLLIFGGMDTQGEIHRDCVVTLIE